The Paenibacillus uliginis N3/975 genome has a window encoding:
- a CDS encoding MerR family transcriptional regulator: MYSIKQVSTMLDMPTVTIRAWENRYGAVNPLRTESGYRMYCPEDIEDLRWLKEQVEQKGISISQAARLLKADKAAQSKAGSFPVLAPMGADEAFDQLSGQIYEALFEFQGERANKLIDYGFSIYGYDAMFYKILVPVLVRAGDAWQHGQASVAQEHFITELVSRRFLQFFHLFPIHSYLPKALSFCPDGEYHQVGLMLFSLLLRRSGLDVFYLGPNTPLDGLLHIIGAHRIGIVCISITDPDFVPKVDEFIRLTSSHYPSVRFLLGGPGFEGENTTAYPNSVLSEPPEKWQEWINRFIGRVV, encoded by the coding sequence TTGTACTCCATTAAGCAGGTGTCCACAATGCTGGATATGCCTACCGTTACAATCCGAGCCTGGGAGAATCGTTACGGTGCTGTAAATCCGCTTCGAACGGAATCGGGTTACCGCATGTACTGTCCGGAGGACATAGAAGATCTACGTTGGCTGAAAGAGCAGGTGGAGCAGAAGGGTATCAGTATCTCTCAGGCTGCCCGCCTGCTGAAAGCGGACAAGGCTGCACAATCCAAGGCAGGCTCCTTTCCCGTTCTGGCACCAATGGGTGCGGATGAGGCTTTTGATCAGCTAAGCGGACAAATATATGAAGCTTTATTTGAGTTTCAGGGAGAACGGGCGAATAAGCTGATAGACTATGGCTTTTCTATTTACGGCTATGACGCAATGTTCTACAAAATCTTGGTTCCTGTGCTTGTGCGAGCGGGGGATGCATGGCAACACGGGCAGGCATCAGTTGCACAGGAGCATTTTATAACCGAACTGGTATCCCGGCGCTTCCTTCAGTTTTTCCATCTCTTCCCCATTCATTCCTATTTACCGAAAGCGTTGTCGTTCTGTCCGGATGGAGAGTATCATCAGGTAGGTCTGATGCTGTTCTCCCTGCTGCTGCGGCGAAGTGGTCTGGATGTCTTTTATCTTGGTCCCAATACGCCGTTGGATGGGCTTTTGCACATTATCGGCGCTCACAGAATCGGCATTGTCTGTATCTCTATAACAGATCCGGACTTCGTGCCTAAAGTGGATGAGTTTATTCGTCTTACTTCTTCACACTATCCATCGGTACGTTTTCTGCTCGGGGGACCAGGGTTTGAGGGGGAGAATACGACAGCGTATCCGAACTCAGTTTTGTCGGAGCCACCGGAGAAATGGCAGGAATGGATAAACCGTTTCATTGGACGAGTCGTTTAA
- the cls gene encoding cardiolipin synthase, producing the protein MRKGIQAVIISAILFAFYYFGFDYFGKTAGTVVSVFSTLTVVSIGLMIFMENRHPSATMAWILLLALIPIVGLFFYLLFGQNYFKRRKYDKKAQRDILAYESEVLQRSIPDLTSFRQDHQQLLQLSQRLARTPISFSTETKVLTNGEETFSALLPELQKAQHHIHMEYYIYRADEIGTQIQRILMNKAREGVSVRFMVDAVGSLQLPKSFLNEMKEAGVQVAVFGSPRTIFFTSRVNYRNHRKIVVIDGSVGFIGGLNIGDEYLSRNKTYGFWRDTHMLVRGEAVRTLQVIFMQDWQYVTDEVVTEQEYYSPDLLENRNGVVQIIASGPDNERRALKNIFFSMIVSARKSVWIATPYFIPDDDILTALRVAALAGLDVRILFPAKPDKWLPFLASHSYFSTLLDAGVRIYEYEKGFLHSKLLIVDGEIATIGTANMDMRSFHLNFEVNALLVETESVQQMVNDFERDLQYTNLIDRDTFMNKRIIVRLLESGARLMSPLL; encoded by the coding sequence ATGAGAAAGGGAATACAGGCTGTTATCATATCGGCGATATTGTTCGCTTTTTATTACTTCGGTTTCGATTATTTTGGTAAAACGGCCGGTACGGTTGTCAGTGTGTTCTCTACGCTGACGGTTGTTTCCATTGGTTTAATGATTTTTATGGAGAACCGCCATCCGTCAGCAACGATGGCTTGGATATTGCTGCTGGCCCTGATACCGATCGTGGGTCTCTTTTTTTATTTGCTGTTCGGGCAGAACTATTTCAAACGTAGAAAGTACGATAAAAAAGCACAGCGTGATATTTTGGCGTACGAAAGTGAAGTGCTTCAGCGCAGTATTCCGGATCTGACTTCGTTCCGGCAGGATCATCAGCAGCTTCTTCAGCTGTCGCAGCGTCTGGCACGTACGCCGATCTCCTTTTCGACAGAAACAAAGGTGCTCACGAACGGCGAGGAGACGTTCTCCGCTCTTCTTCCTGAACTGCAGAAGGCGCAGCATCATATCCATATGGAGTATTACATTTACCGGGCGGATGAGATCGGTACACAAATTCAGAGAATCCTTATGAATAAAGCAAGAGAAGGCGTGTCCGTAAGGTTTATGGTCGATGCCGTGGGTAGTTTGCAACTACCTAAGTCATTCTTGAATGAGATGAAGGAAGCTGGTGTTCAGGTCGCTGTGTTTGGCAGTCCGCGAACGATTTTTTTTACCAGCCGGGTCAACTACCGCAATCACCGCAAAATCGTTGTCATCGACGGCAGTGTAGGCTTTATAGGCGGTTTGAACATCGGAGATGAATATTTAAGCCGCAACAAAACGTATGGTTTCTGGCGTGATACGCATATGCTTGTCCGGGGCGAAGCCGTACGAACGTTGCAGGTTATATTCATGCAGGATTGGCAGTACGTTACAGATGAAGTTGTAACCGAGCAGGAATATTATTCACCGGATCTGTTGGAGAACCGGAACGGAGTGGTGCAGATCATCGCAAGCGGACCGGATAATGAGCGAAGGGCGCTCAAAAATATTTTTTTCTCTATGATCGTATCGGCTCGTAAGTCAGTATGGATTGCAACACCGTATTTTATTCCGGATGATGATATTTTGACAGCTCTGCGTGTAGCTGCTCTGGCAGGATTGGATGTGCGTATTCTGTTTCCGGCGAAGCCCGATAAGTGGCTTCCGTTTCTAGCGTCGCATTCCTACTTTTCGACTCTTCTCGATGCGGGAGTCCGTATTTATGAGTACGAAAAGGGATTTTTGCACTCTAAACTGTTGATTGTGGACGGTGAGATTGCGACCATTGGAACAGCAAATATGGATATGCGCAGCTTTCACCTGAATTTTGAAGTGAACGCCTTACTCGTCGAGACGGAGAGCGTGCAGCAGATGGTTAATGATTTTGAGCGCGATTTGCAGTATACGAATCTTATTGACCGGGATACATTCATGAATAAGCGGATCATCGTTCGTCTGCTGGAATCAGGTGCACGTCTGATGTCACCACTGTTGTAA
- the fni gene encoding type 2 isopentenyl-diphosphate Delta-isomerase, which produces MLLPEVPTGERKIEHVRLCLEEEVGGRDVTTGFENYRFRHAALPEVDFDDVSLETSFLGFSMATPLLISSMTGGSKATGEINMRLAEAAERRGWALGVGSIRAAVERGELASTFRVREKAPNIPVIANLGAVQLNYGFGPDDYRRGVDIAGADLLVLHLNGLQEVFQPEGNTRFGGLLPKIEELCRVLEVPVGIKEVGWGIDGFTARSLLDAGAAFIDVAGAGGTSWSQVEKFRSSDPVRRAAAEAFAGWGNPTADCIIEVREAAPTAALIGSGGLNSGVDAAKALAIGADLAGFGRGLLGSAVSSEEALDQKLAQVELELRTAMFGIGAVNITALKETDRLLKRF; this is translated from the coding sequence ATGCTCCTGCCGGAGGTGCCCACAGGCGAGCGAAAAATAGAACATGTCCGGTTATGCCTTGAGGAAGAAGTAGGAGGCCGGGATGTGACAACGGGGTTTGAGAATTACCGGTTCCGGCATGCGGCTCTGCCAGAGGTGGACTTTGACGATGTGAGTCTGGAAACCTCTTTTCTTGGGTTCTCTATGGCAACACCTCTTTTGATCAGCTCCATGACTGGAGGTAGCAAGGCAACAGGGGAGATTAACATGCGTTTGGCTGAAGCCGCGGAGCGGCGAGGTTGGGCGCTTGGTGTCGGCTCGATCCGGGCCGCTGTGGAGCGCGGAGAGCTTGCATCTACGTTCCGGGTTCGAGAGAAGGCGCCAAACATTCCGGTTATCGCCAATCTTGGCGCGGTGCAGCTCAATTACGGATTTGGTCCGGATGATTACCGGCGGGGCGTGGACATTGCCGGAGCAGATCTACTCGTGCTGCATTTGAATGGACTGCAGGAAGTGTTCCAGCCCGAAGGCAATACCCGATTCGGAGGGCTGTTGCCCAAGATCGAAGAACTATGCCGGGTACTTGAAGTCCCGGTAGGCATCAAAGAAGTGGGCTGGGGAATTGACGGCTTTACAGCGCGAAGCCTGTTGGATGCCGGAGCTGCATTCATTGATGTGGCCGGAGCCGGAGGCACTTCCTGGAGCCAGGTCGAGAAATTCCGCAGCAGCGATCCGGTCCGTCGTGCGGCGGCGGAGGCGTTCGCAGGCTGGGGCAATCCGACCGCTGACTGCATAATCGAGGTGAGAGAGGCCGCACCAACCGCTGCCTTGATTGGCAGCGGAGGCCTAAACAGTGGTGTGGATGCGGCCAAGGCCCTTGCGATTGGTGCCGACCTGGCAGGCTTTGGCCGAGGACTGCTCGGCTCGGCAGTGTCTTCCGAGGAGGCACTGGACCAGAAGCTGGCGCAGGTTGAGCTGGAGCTTCGCACGGCGATGTTCGGAATCGGAGCGGTAAATATTACGGCTCTGAAAGAGACGGATCGTCTGCTAAAACGGTTTTGA